Proteins from one Flavobacterium sp. N2038 genomic window:
- a CDS encoding DUF6252 family protein — MKTSKILFLFLILALSSCSSNDDNTTEKPDSTSKFAMTAKIDGTLWEMNNPFASDYTTKPLFDYYPQKEYIQLQGRKTLIDEIRILIKRSDLKVGTYPITVASFDASKTQVEISYNSKGTNIQYPVEGNVIITAVDTNAKTVKGTFSFNCVEDYSKPVSTSNPITTKVTDGTFSYRYDVSN, encoded by the coding sequence ATGAAAACATCAAAAATCCTGTTTCTTTTTTTAATTCTTGCTTTAAGCAGCTGTTCTAGTAACGATGACAATACTACAGAGAAACCCGATTCTACATCAAAATTTGCCATGACTGCTAAAATTGACGGAACTCTTTGGGAAATGAATAATCCATTTGCTTCAGATTACACAACTAAACCCCTATTTGATTATTATCCACAAAAAGAATATATCCAATTACAGGGAAGAAAAACTTTAATCGATGAAATTAGAATTTTAATTAAAAGAAGTGATCTTAAAGTTGGTACATACCCAATTACAGTAGCTTCTTTTGATGCTTCTAAAACTCAGGTAGAAATATCATACAACAGCAAAGGAACCAATATTCAATATCCGGTTGAAGGTAATGTGATAATAACAGCAGTTGACACAAATGCTAAAACTGTAAAAGGAACATTCTCGTTTAATTGTGTTGAAGATTATTCAAAACCTGTTAGCACATCAAACCCTATTACAACAAAAGTAACTGATGGTACTTTCAGTTATAGATATGATGTTTCAAACTAA
- the yiaA gene encoding inner membrane protein YiaA, which translates to MIQKTSNAFIAASWVALGAGTVGFIVGLARAEMLLNEKGYYFTVLMFGLFAVVSLQKSVRDRLEKLPVTDIYYGICWFGTLLSIVLLVVGLWNATILPSEKGFYAFAFLLALFGAISVQKNTRDNMNFSQNE; encoded by the coding sequence ATGATACAAAAAACATCAAATGCCTTTATCGCGGCATCGTGGGTAGCGCTTGGAGCGGGAACAGTTGGATTTATAGTAGGACTTGCAAGAGCCGAAATGCTACTAAACGAAAAAGGATATTATTTTACCGTTTTAATGTTTGGCCTTTTTGCTGTTGTTTCATTGCAAAAAAGTGTCAGAGACCGACTTGAAAAACTTCCGGTAACTGATATTTATTACGGAATCTGCTGGTTCGGAACATTGTTATCAATCGTTCTTTTGGTCGTTGGATTATGGAATGCAACTATTCTGCCAAGCGAAAAAGGTTTCTATGCATTTGCTTTTTTACTGGCACTGTTTGGCGCAATTTCGGTACAAAAAAATACCAGAGACAATATGAACTTTAGCCAAAACGAATAG
- a CDS encoding zeta toxin family protein, with protein sequence MSKNLYIISGCNGAGKTTASFTILPEILNCKEFVNADEIAKGLSPFQPEKVSFEAGRIMLNRIHELLDGNRTFAFETTLATKSYKSKIIQAKKEKYNVTLLFFWLETVDLAIERVKTRVKEGGHNIETETIKRRYLNGIKNLFEIYLEIVDEVLIFDNSFGIPELIAEKSFETEIKILSEIKFYNLKRYWNERI encoded by the coding sequence ATGAGTAAAAATCTTTATATTATTTCAGGTTGTAATGGAGCAGGAAAAACAACTGCTTCCTTTACTATTTTACCAGAAATTTTAAATTGTAAAGAGTTTGTAAATGCTGATGAAATTGCAAAAGGACTATCTCCTTTTCAACCTGAAAAAGTATCTTTTGAAGCTGGAAGAATAATGCTAAATCGAATCCATGAACTTTTAGATGGAAATCGGACCTTTGCTTTTGAAACTACATTGGCAACTAAAAGTTACAAATCAAAAATTATTCAGGCAAAAAAAGAAAAATACAACGTCACTCTTTTATTTTTTTGGCTTGAAACGGTTGATTTAGCAATTGAAAGAGTTAAAACGAGAGTAAAAGAGGGAGGTCACAACATCGAAACAGAAACTATAAAGCGCAGATACCTAAACGGAATTAAAAACCTTTTCGAAATTTATCTTGAAATTGTAGATGAAGTGCTTATTTTTGACAATTCATTCGGAATACCCGAATTAATAGCTGAAAAATCTTTTGAAACTGAAATCAAAATTTTAAGTGAAATTAAATTCTATAATTTAAAAAGATATTGGAATGAAAGAATATAA